One window of the Rosa rugosa chromosome 3, drRosRugo1.1, whole genome shotgun sequence genome contains the following:
- the LOC133736401 gene encoding TMV resistance protein N-like gives MKNCDQCAPSSFHQQSNNNSGSILATQLRASSSFSSVPFSTSSYTHDVFLSFRGEDTRYGFTGHLNRYLVHRGINTFIDDELTRGEEISEALLQAIEVSKLSLVVFSENYASSKWCLDELVHILECRRSKNQMVRPIFYKVNPSDVRHQRGKFGEALAEHERIFEGEMDKVLRWRAALSEAANLTGWPFSQGHEYESKFIDIIVEEVSAQLKERTNLDVAKCPVGIDSRVQDMLEILDVGGSDVRMVGIWGIGGIGKTTIAKAVYNTIAHKFECHCFLENVRGGSEQHGGLVNLQNIILSEILGGKELIVINVDKGINLLRQRLRNKRILLILDDVNKSDQLDALTGAPDWFGRGSRIIITTRDKRLLTVHEVNPIYKVRELDHHEGCELFRLNAFKKKGNHDDDEKLWISTIVRYAHGLPLALVVLGSHLCGRRIHEWHAMLDGYKRNLPKDIRDILKVSYDGLEEIVKEVFLDIACFFRGWNTKNVIQILEGCDRNNPKHSIEVLEEKALINVDGYGRICMHDLLDEMGKYIVQQESTEPGKRSRLWHHKDVQEVLTENTGTSKIEGMMIKMSKEDEKCLSPKCFKKMKNLKIFINVNGQFCGKVDYYPNKLRLLDWSSCPLQSLPSDFNMKNLVQLSMPCSHISRFGEGSKNMQNLKSLNLGICKFLVQSPDLSGSPKLEFLDLSRCERLKEVHSSVGSLEKLVHLNLQHCYKLERLPEKVNWRSLKDINLDHCMRLESFPEIVGEMKYMTSLYLWGTGIKALPSSIGYLINLERLELRFCGNLTDLPCSIYELQNLKDVGLYDCPKLVRFPKKLDSEVLPTYSKVSHDNRDSLSKRKRWRAGSSLEPEPDTEFNSALPWLHRFRASRCNLSNIDFLASLDCASTLDILDLRGSPIVILPECINKFVKLRELNLRGCRRLVEIPKLRPSISRLLLRDCVSLERILKLSNILERKESQIMIEEMDLTNCWRLCQNLVEMANEDDDEVDADLFSRLLSSQQFKFRITFPVPRSEVPKWFNCQMDFMGHRRFEFCIETLANFKWENTGLALCVAVDQKLQHTEFEVHIHINEVRVSNLHTQRVESAESNHVWLHYVPFHEMWRLGCMHPLPPFTCRVIIYPSYPSANPFKSCGVHLVMPPNEDVCMKLIRSHQCDF, from the exons ATGAAAAACTGTGATCAGTGCGCACCTTCTTCATTTCATCAGCAATCAAACAATAACTCAGGTTCAATATTGGCCACCCAATTGAGAGCTTCTTCCTCATTCTCTTCTGTTCCTTTTTCCACCAGTTCATACACACACGATGTGTTTCTGAGTTTCAGAGGCGAGGATACTCGCTACGGTTTCACAGGTCATCTGAACAGGTATTTGGTTCATAGGGGGATCAACACTTTCATAGATGATGAACTTAcaagaggagaagaaatatcAGAAGCACTTCTCCAAGCAATTGAAGTATCAAAGCTCTCTCTCGTTGTGTTCTCTGAAAACTATGCATCCTCCAAGTGGTGTTTGGATGAACTGGTTCATATCCTTGAATGTAGAAGATCAAAGAACCAAATGGTTCGGCCAATCTTTTACAAAGTAAATCCCTCCGATGTAAGACACCAAAGAGGTAAATTTGGTGAGGCACTTGCAGAGCATGAACGCATATTCGAAGGTGAAATGGACAAGGTGTTGAGATGGAGAGCAGCTCTTTCAGAAGCAGCAAATTTGACTGGGTGGCCTTTCTCGCAGGG GCATGAATATGAATCTAAATTTATTGATATAATTGTTGAAGAGGTTTCTGCACAACTAAAAGAACGTACCAATTTGGATGTGGCAAAGTGTCCAGTTGGGATAGACTCTCGGGTACAAGACATGCTTGAAATTTTAGATGTTGGGGGAAGTGATGTACGCATGGTAGGGATATGGGGAATTGGTGGAATAGGGAAGACAACAATTGCTAAAGCTGTTTACAATACAATTGCCCATAAGTTTGAATGTCACTGCTTTTTGGAAAATGTTAGAGGAGGTTCAGAGCAACATGGAGGTTTAGTCAACCTACAAAACATTATTCTTTCAGAGATTCTAGGGGGCAAAGAACTGATAGTAATCAATGTTGATAAAGGAATCAATTTGTTGCGTCAAAGGTTGAGAAATAAAAGGATTCTGTTaattcttgatgatgtgaataAATCGGACCAGTTAGACGCATTAACCGGAGCTCCAGATTGGTTTGGTCGTGGCAGCAGAATTATCATAACAACAAGAGATAAGCGTTTGCTGACTGTTCACGAAGTCAATCCTATATACAAGGTCAGGGAACTAGATCATCACGAAGGTTGTGAGCTCTTCAGGTTAAATGCCTTCAAGAAAAAAGGAAATCATGATGACGATGAGAAACTCTGGATTAGCACCATTGTTAGATATGCTCATGGCCTTCCGTTAGCCCTGGTAGTTTTGGGTTCACATCTATGTGGTAGACGTATACATGAATGGCATGCTATGTTAGATGGTTATAAAAGAAATCTTCCCAAAGACATTCGAGATATTCTCAAAGTCAGTTATGATGGACTGGAAGAAATagtgaaagaagttttcctCGACATTGCTTGTTTCTTCAGAGGTTGGAATACAAAAAATGTGATACAAATATTAGAAGGTTGCGACCGCAACAACCCCAAGCATAGTATTGAAGTTCTTGAAGAAAAGGCGCTCATAAATGTTGATGGATATGGTCGTATTTGCATGCATGATTTGCTAGATGAGATGGGAAAATATATAGTTCAGCAAGAGTCTACAGAGCCCGGTAAGCGAAGCAGATTATGGCATCACAAGGATGTGCAGGAGGTTCTAACAGAAAACACA GGAACAAGTAAAATTGAAGGCATGATGATAAAGATGTCCAAAGAAGATGAGAAATGCCTGAGTCCTAAATGCttcaaaaagatgaaaaatcttAAAATTTTTATAAATGTCAATGGACAATTTTGTGGAAAGGTTGATTATTATCCGAATAAGTTGCGGTTACTTGATTGGTCTAGCTGTCCACTACAATCTTTGCCCTCCGATTTTAATATGAAGAATCTGGTTCAACTTAGTATGCCTTGCAGCCACATCTCACGTTTTGGAGAAGGATCCAAG AATATGCAAAATCTGAAATCCTTAAATTTGGGGATATGTAAATTCCTAGTACAAAGCCCAGACCTGTCTGGAAGCCCAAAGTTAGAGTTCCTGGATCTAAGTAGGTGTGAAAGGTTAAAGGAGGTTCACTCTTCGGTTGGATCCCTCGAAAAGCTTGTTCACCTGAATCTTCAGCATTGCTATAAGCTTGAGAGGCTACCTGAAAAAGTCAACTGGAGATCCCTGAAAGACATTAATCTTGACCATTGCATGAGGCTGGAGAGTTTCCCTGAAATTGTGGGAGAGATGAAATACATGACATCCTTGTATCTATGGGGCACTGGCATCAAAGCATTGCCTTCATCCATTGGATATCTAATCAACCTTGAAAGGTTGGAGTTACGATTTTGTGGAAACCTCACAGATCTACCTTGCAGCATTTATGAATTGCAAAATTTGAAGGACGTTGGTTTGTACGACTGCCCAAAACTCGTAAGATTCCCAAAAAAGTTGGACTCTGAAGTGCTTCCAACTTACTCAAAGGTTTCACATGACAACCGTGACTCTTTATCGAAAAGAAAGAGATGGCGTGCAGGCAGTTCATTGGAGCCAGAGCCAGACACTGAATTCAATTCGGCGCTTCCTTGGCTACATCGATTCCGTGCGAGCCGATGCAATTTATCTAATATTGATTTCCTCGCGTCCCTTGATTGTGCATCCACTTTAGATATACTTGATTTAAGAGGAAGCCCCATTGTTATTCTTCCCGAATGCATCAACAAATTTGTCAAGTTGAGGGAACTCAATTTGAGAGGCTGCAGGAGGCTCGTAGAAATTCCAAAGCTTCGACCAAGTATTAGCCGGTTGTTGTTGAGGGATTGTGTATCATTGGAACGAATTTTGAAGTTGTCAAACATTTTGGAACGTAAAGAATCACAAATAATGATTGAGGAGATGGACTTGACTAATTGCTGGAGACTCTGTCAAAATTTGGTTGAGATGGCAAACGAGGATGATGATGAGGTGGACGCTGATCTCTTCTCTCGACTCCTATCTTCTCagcaattcaaattcagaattaCATTTCCAGTTCCAAGAAGCGAGGTTCCAAAGTGGTTCAATTGTCAAATGGATTTCATGGGGCATCGACGGTTTGAATTTTGTATTGAAACACTTGCAAATTTCAAATGGGAGAACACAGGATTGGCTCTCTGTGTTGCTGTTGATCAAAAGCTGCAACATACTGAATTTGAGGTCCATATTCACATCAATGAAGTACGTGTTTCAAATCTCCACACACAGCGAGTTGAATCAGCAGAGTCAAATCATGTGTGGCTGCACTATGTTCCATTCCATGAAATGTGGCGACTTGGTTGTATGCATCCATTGCCCCCTTTTACATGTCGAGTCATTATTTATCCTTCTTATCCTTCGGCGAACCCCTTCAAAAGCTGTGGGGTCCACCTTGTAATGCCACCCAATGAAGACGTTTGTATGAAGCTAATCCGTTCTCACCAGTGCGATTTCTAA
- the LOC133736402 gene encoding thioredoxin-like 1-2, chloroplastic isoform X1, with product MKNMTGRVENFGGGGEYVPQICQLAEQIPVAIFLKVNYEELNAMCHGLHIHVIPFFRFYRGAEGRVRSFGCTIAAQKNPPRDLQPLPPQPQLASNHGHGQPDKHPFSIRYIGENDKEMSLKTHEKDVRHWR from the exons ATGAAAAATATGACTGGAAGAGTGGAGAATTTTGGAGGTGGTGGTGAATACGTACCCCAG ATTTGTCAGCTGGCTGAACAGATTCCAGTTGCAATTTTTCTTAAGGTTAACTATGAAGAGCTCAACGCTATGTGCCATGGTCTCCACATTCATGTGATACCATTCTTTAGGTTTTATAGAGGCGCAGAAGGGCGAGTACGTAGCTTCGGCTGCACCATTGCCGCT CAGAAAAACCCACCTAGGGATTTGCAACCTCTGCCGCCACAGCCACAACTAGCTTCAAATCATGGTCATGGTCAACCCGATAAGCATCCATTCTCTATAAG gtatatcggagaaaatgacaaggaaatgagcttaaagacacatgagaaggatgtgagacattggagatga